From a region of the Phragmitibacter flavus genome:
- the mazG gene encoding nucleoside triphosphate pyrophosphohydrolase, producing MAQLRAVMHELRAPGGCPWDAEQTHDSLIPHLLEEAYEVAEAARSGDMAHFCEELGDLLLQPVFHAEIASEDGGFTFDDIARGISEKLIRRHPHVFGDATAATSDAVLTQWEAIKRVEKGSQKSAHLDGISHGLPALMRAQKLQRKAGKVGFDWPDATPVLDKIREETVEIEEAIVAGDPQNIAEEVGDLLFAVVNLARKLGVDAETALVAANHKFERRFGQVESTLAERGRVMTDCTLAEMDAVWDEVKIAEK from the coding sequence ATGGCGCAACTACGCGCCGTTATGCACGAACTGCGTGCGCCCGGCGGATGCCCATGGGACGCCGAGCAGACGCATGACTCATTGATCCCGCATTTGCTTGAGGAGGCTTACGAAGTGGCAGAGGCGGCACGAAGCGGTGACATGGCGCATTTTTGTGAAGAGCTGGGAGACCTGCTTCTGCAGCCGGTGTTTCATGCCGAGATCGCCAGCGAAGACGGGGGATTCACGTTTGATGACATCGCGCGCGGAATCAGCGAGAAGCTGATTCGACGTCATCCGCACGTGTTTGGCGATGCGACGGCGGCAACCTCGGATGCGGTGTTGACGCAGTGGGAGGCGATCAAACGGGTGGAAAAGGGATCACAAAAATCGGCCCATCTTGACGGCATCTCCCATGGCCTCCCCGCATTGATGCGTGCTCAAAAATTGCAACGCAAAGCCGGCAAAGTGGGATTCGACTGGCCGGATGCGACGCCGGTGCTGGATAAAATTCGCGAGGAAACGGTGGAAATTGAAGAAGCCATTGTCGCAGGTGATCCGCAGAATATCGCGGAGGAGGTTGGCGATTTGTTGTTCGCCGTCGTCAATCTCGCCCGCAAGTTGGGGGTGGATGCCGAGACCGCTCTGGTCGCTGCGAATCACAAATTCGAGCGCCGCTTTGGACAGGTGGAATCAACCCTGGCGGAGCGCGGTCGGGTGATGACCGACTGCACCTTGGCAGAGATGGATGCGGTTTGGGACGAGGTGAAGATTGCGGAGAAATAA
- the accC gene encoding acetyl-CoA carboxylase biotin carboxylase subunit → MFKKVLVANRGEIALRVIRACKELDVKTVAVYSEADVDSMHVQLADQAICIGPGPSTESYLKIPRIIAAAEIANVDAIHPGYGFLSEKAEFAEICDRCKIKFIGPSSKVISMMGDKNTARATARRLGVPITPGSDGVIETEDEAMEVARAIGLPVMIKASAGGGGRGMRPVLNEATLRSSYQQASMEALKCFGDGSVYMEKLVERPHHIEFQMVADSHGNVIHLGERDCSMQRRNQKIIEECPSPKISDAMRKEMGDASVKLCREIGYENCGTIEYLVDNDGKNFYFMEMNTRIQVEHPITEEVYGCDLIKEQIQIAAGMPLSEHILKSQPRHHSIECRINAEDPFNNFQPSPGKIHHWYAPGGRGVRVDTHVYSGYTVPPYYDSMIAKLIVTAATRDAAIKRMRRALSEFQIEGIKTTIPLQSKILTTSDFQQGNYDITWVENFLRQEGLVKG, encoded by the coding sequence ATGTTCAAAAAAGTTCTCGTCGCCAACCGTGGTGAAATCGCGCTCCGCGTCATTCGCGCCTGCAAGGAACTCGATGTCAAAACCGTCGCCGTTTATTCTGAAGCGGATGTCGACTCCATGCACGTCCAGCTCGCCGATCAGGCCATCTGCATCGGGCCTGGTCCCAGCACGGAGAGTTACTTAAAGATCCCGCGCATCATTGCGGCGGCTGAGATCGCCAATGTCGACGCCATCCATCCCGGCTACGGCTTTTTGAGTGAGAAAGCCGAGTTCGCGGAAATTTGCGACCGTTGCAAGATCAAGTTCATCGGGCCTTCCTCAAAAGTGATCTCGATGATGGGCGACAAAAACACCGCACGCGCTACTGCACGGCGGCTCGGAGTGCCCATCACTCCCGGGTCCGATGGGGTGATCGAAACCGAGGACGAAGCCATGGAAGTGGCGCGCGCCATCGGATTGCCAGTGATGATCAAGGCCTCCGCCGGTGGTGGTGGTCGTGGCATGCGTCCCGTTCTCAACGAGGCAACCCTGCGCTCCAGCTATCAACAGGCCAGCATGGAAGCGCTGAAGTGTTTCGGCGATGGATCGGTTTACATGGAAAAGCTCGTGGAGCGTCCGCATCACATCGAGTTCCAAATGGTGGCCGACAGCCACGGCAACGTCATTCATCTGGGCGAACGCGATTGCTCGATGCAGCGTCGCAACCAGAAGATCATTGAAGAATGTCCGTCGCCGAAGATCTCCGATGCAATGCGCAAAGAGATGGGCGATGCCTCCGTGAAATTGTGCCGCGAAATCGGTTACGAGAACTGCGGGACGATCGAATACCTTGTCGACAACGACGGCAAAAATTTCTATTTCATGGAAATGAACACCCGGATTCAGGTGGAGCATCCCATTACCGAAGAAGTCTATGGTTGTGACCTGATCAAGGAGCAGATTCAAATTGCCGCGGGCATGCCCTTGTCCGAACACATTTTGAAGAGCCAGCCGCGCCACCACTCCATCGAGTGCCGGATCAATGCGGAAGATCCGTTCAACAATTTCCAGCCGAGCCCTGGAAAAATCCACCATTGGTATGCTCCTGGCGGTCGTGGGGTGCGGGTCGATACGCACGTTTATTCCGGTTACACGGTGCCTCCGTATTACGACAGCATGATTGCCAAACTGATCGTTACCGCGGCCACCCGCGATGCGGCCATCAAGCGCATGCGTCGGGCTTTGAGCGAGTTTCAGATTGAAGGCATCAAGACAACGATTCCGTTACAAAGCAAAATTCTGACGACCTCAGATTTCCAGCAAGGCAACTACGACATCACCTGGGTGGAGAACTTCCTGCGTCAGGAAGGCCTCGTGAAAGGTTGA
- the accB gene encoding acetyl-CoA carboxylase biotin carboxyl carrier protein encodes MDEQHSQHEDQGLDLKEIRQIVDLMSKNDLSFFHLEHGSFKIKLRRGTDVEAAKDLLSKMPVTQGAMAAAPMMAAPIAAAPVAPAPVAAAPAAAAPEAASSGPTINSPMVGTFYRSPGPKEKVFINVGDTVDENTVVCIIEAMKVMNEIKAEARGTIARILVDDAKPVQYGQALFELK; translated from the coding sequence ATGGACGAACAACATTCCCAGCATGAAGACCAAGGTTTGGACTTGAAAGAGATCCGCCAGATCGTGGATCTCATGAGCAAGAACGACCTTTCTTTTTTCCACCTCGAGCACGGCTCGTTCAAGATCAAACTCCGTCGCGGCACCGATGTCGAAGCGGCGAAAGATCTGCTTTCCAAAATGCCGGTCACCCAGGGTGCCATGGCCGCCGCTCCAATGATGGCTGCACCGATCGCAGCCGCTCCCGTGGCTCCGGCCCCCGTGGCAGCCGCTCCGGCAGCCGCAGCCCCTGAAGCAGCCAGCAGCGGACCAACCATCAATTCCCCAATGGTGGGAACTTTCTACCGCTCGCCCGGACCGAAAGAAAAAGTGTTCATCAATGTGGGTGACACGGTCGACGAGAATACGGTGGTTTGCATCATCGAAGCCATGAAGGTGATGAACGAAATCAAAGCCGAGGCGCGCGGAACCATCGCCCGAATCCTTGTGGACGATGCCAAACCCGTCCAATACGGCCAGGCGCTGTTCGAACTGAAGTAG
- a CDS encoding peptide ABC transporter substrate-binding protein, whose product MRDLHRIPFLCLGLAALMLACCGELRERADLVFVNSAEVETLDPALVTDQVSMRVSEALFEGLCRGTADGKAEPGCAERWEVSEDKKRYTFHLRAGLKWSNGEALTAHDFVRSWQRVLTPATASDYASQLYPLLNAKAFHEGTISDFAQVGVKALDDRTLETTLENPIPYWIDLTAFLTLAPVHVPTVEKFGGGWIKPDSIVTNGPYRIKDWRIDDFIRLTRSPDYWDRANVGMEVVDVLPISDANTALNYFMTEQADLLMDKGMLHPSIIPKLKEQPYFHTGPFLGTWFIRFNVTKAPFTDARVRQALALSVDKKRIVEKITQLGENTAFSLVPPGAGKDYQPPTGLDFDPKRARELLAEAGFPGGKGFPRIEYLHLPQTIERNIAVELQAMWRENLGITVNLVKQEQKIWLASMRELSFDMCRSSWVGDYNDPNTFIEMFTTGNGNNRTGWTNSRYDELIPAAMREADIGRRHAIFNEAEKLLVSTDPPIIPVYHYVGVQFYRENLEGVRANMIDNHPFRAMRWKKK is encoded by the coding sequence ATGCGAGATTTACACCGCATCCCTTTTTTGTGCCTCGGCCTCGCTGCCCTGATGCTTGCCTGCTGCGGCGAGCTGCGGGAGCGTGCGGATCTCGTGTTCGTGAACAGCGCCGAGGTCGAAACGCTCGATCCCGCCCTGGTCACGGATCAGGTCAGCATGCGGGTGAGTGAAGCCTTGTTCGAGGGGCTTTGTCGGGGAACCGCCGATGGAAAAGCAGAACCGGGTTGTGCAGAACGTTGGGAGGTCAGCGAGGACAAAAAACGTTACACCTTCCACCTGCGGGCTGGATTGAAATGGAGCAATGGCGAGGCGCTGACGGCTCATGATTTCGTGCGTTCGTGGCAGCGGGTGCTCACCCCGGCGACGGCTTCCGATTATGCGTCACAGCTTTACCCTTTGCTTAATGCCAAGGCGTTTCATGAAGGGACGATCTCCGATTTCGCCCAGGTCGGGGTCAAAGCACTGGACGATCGGACTTTGGAAACGACGCTGGAGAATCCGATTCCGTATTGGATTGACCTCACCGCCTTTCTCACGCTGGCCCCGGTGCATGTGCCGACGGTGGAAAAATTTGGCGGTGGGTGGATCAAGCCGGACTCGATCGTCACCAACGGGCCTTATCGCATCAAGGACTGGCGCATTGATGACTTCATTCGTCTCACCAGAAGCCCGGATTATTGGGACCGGGCCAACGTCGGCATGGAAGTGGTGGACGTGCTGCCGATCTCAGACGCGAACACCGCATTGAACTATTTCATGACGGAGCAGGCAGACTTGTTGATGGACAAAGGGATGCTGCATCCATCGATCATCCCGAAGTTGAAAGAGCAGCCTTATTTCCACACCGGACCGTTCCTCGGCACCTGGTTCATCCGCTTCAACGTGACCAAAGCCCCTTTCACGGATGCCCGGGTGCGCCAGGCACTTGCACTAAGCGTGGATAAAAAACGCATCGTCGAAAAGATCACCCAGTTGGGTGAAAACACCGCTTTCTCCCTCGTGCCCCCCGGTGCGGGCAAAGATTATCAACCCCCGACTGGGTTGGATTTCGATCCGAAGCGAGCCCGCGAATTGCTGGCTGAAGCGGGCTTTCCCGGCGGCAAAGGTTTTCCGCGGATCGAGTATCTGCATCTCCCGCAGACCATTGAGCGGAACATTGCCGTCGAGCTGCAGGCCATGTGGCGGGAGAATCTGGGCATCACGGTCAATCTGGTCAAACAGGAGCAAAAAATCTGGCTTGCTTCGATGCGCGAGCTGTCTTTTGACATGTGCCGCTCCAGCTGGGTGGGGGATTACAATGATCCGAACACTTTCATTGAGATGTTCACCACAGGCAACGGCAACAATCGCACGGGTTGGACCAATTCGCGTTATGACGAGTTGATTCCTGCGGCGATGCGCGAGGCGGACATCGGACGTCGGCATGCCATTTTTAATGAGGCGGAGAAGCTTTTGGTCAGCACCGATCCGCCCATCATTCCGGTTTATCATTACGTGGGCGTGCAGTTTTACCGGGAAAATTTGGAGGGCGTGCGGGCGAACATGATCGACAACCATCCGTTTCGGGCCATGCGGTGGAAGAAAAAGTAG
- the secG gene encoding preprotein translocase subunit SecG — MDILIGFLMVLEGIVCALLILIVLMQRPRQEGLGAAFGGGMTDQMFGAQTTNVLQKGTTWLGIMLFILTFAVAVLMAHRSGDQDLKPLVDESDIKPAATAPAEVAIPATEASPAPEAVPAATAPVPPTETPVPAPAAAPQPAAETPAPAAPAPTPAPEPAPAATPAPTPAPAAEAPAPVEPAPAPAAEPTPTPAPAPAAN; from the coding sequence ATGGACATTTTAATCGGATTTCTCATGGTGCTGGAAGGCATTGTCTGCGCCCTCCTCATCCTTATCGTTTTGATGCAACGTCCTCGCCAGGAAGGACTTGGAGCAGCTTTCGGCGGCGGCATGACCGATCAGATGTTTGGTGCCCAGACGACCAACGTTTTGCAAAAAGGCACCACCTGGCTGGGCATTATGCTTTTTATCCTCACTTTTGCGGTCGCCGTTTTGATGGCTCATCGCAGTGGCGACCAGGACTTGAAGCCTCTCGTTGATGAATCCGACATCAAACCAGCCGCAACCGCTCCTGCGGAAGTGGCGATTCCGGCTACCGAGGCTTCTCCTGCCCCTGAGGCTGTCCCAGCTGCCACCGCACCTGTTCCTCCAACCGAAACACCGGTCCCAGCGCCCGCCGCAGCTCCTCAGCCTGCTGCTGAAACACCTGCTCCTGCGGCTCCTGCTCCGACACCTGCGCCTGAGCCAGCACCTGCTGCAACTCCCGCACCCACTCCAGCTCCAGCGGCTGAGGCACCAGCTCCTGTGGAACCAGCACCTGCTCCTGCCGCTGAGCCCACGCCGACTCCGGCTCCTGCCCCCGCTGCGAATTAA
- a CDS encoding endonuclease/exonuclease/phosphatase family protein yields MKNPLKQRPQWIGHLPRVLHLLACVGLGLLTLAALATPWAEWVGQFEKFTHLVLQEALAAAMLGAYFAFQKRWKRAALASCLAAGFAWPMARYSIPVSQPLVSADAQTATMMVFNVYRKNRTPEKVLAALLKEDLDVLFLTEVTDEWAQLLKPLADRYPHQLAATPYGNWLLSKHPMEKTEIVLLDFEHVVASNETAGKARVPEGKPKSESWGDNELMVATLLINGKRIRIGAIHPPTPVNRTKRWQQKAQAALYQKGLLADPAADVSILAGDFNTTPFSPTFRRIVETTNLRHAAQGFGCMPTWGPRLPFNPILPVLGIPLDHFLVSDQANVMSYEVGPALGSDHRWVKMKLAFD; encoded by the coding sequence GTGAAAAACCCCCTTAAGCAACGGCCTCAATGGATCGGCCACCTCCCCCGCGTTCTGCATCTCCTTGCCTGTGTTGGCCTGGGACTGCTGACGCTTGCTGCGCTAGCAACCCCCTGGGCGGAATGGGTTGGCCAATTTGAAAAGTTCACCCATTTGGTGCTTCAGGAAGCCTTGGCGGCGGCGATGCTGGGGGCCTACTTTGCCTTCCAAAAACGCTGGAAGCGCGCGGCCCTTGCATCCTGTCTGGCGGCAGGATTCGCATGGCCGATGGCCCGATATTCCATCCCTGTTTCGCAGCCGTTGGTGAGTGCAGACGCGCAGACAGCCACCATGATGGTCTTTAACGTCTACCGAAAGAACCGGACTCCTGAAAAAGTGTTGGCTGCGCTCTTAAAAGAGGATCTCGACGTGCTTTTCCTGACGGAGGTCACCGATGAATGGGCGCAACTATTGAAGCCGCTGGCGGACCGCTATCCGCACCAACTGGCAGCGACGCCCTACGGCAACTGGTTGCTCAGCAAACATCCCATGGAGAAAACGGAAATTGTCCTGCTGGATTTCGAGCATGTGGTGGCGTCCAATGAAACCGCTGGGAAAGCGAGGGTGCCCGAAGGAAAACCGAAGTCAGAATCCTGGGGGGACAACGAATTGATGGTGGCCACCCTATTGATTAACGGGAAGCGAATCCGGATTGGAGCCATTCATCCGCCCACTCCGGTCAATCGCACCAAAAGATGGCAGCAAAAAGCGCAGGCGGCACTCTACCAGAAGGGATTGTTGGCCGATCCGGCCGCCGACGTATCCATACTGGCGGGAGACTTCAACACCACACCGTTTTCGCCGACCTTTCGCAGAATTGTGGAGACGACAAATTTGCGCCATGCGGCTCAAGGGTTCGGATGCATGCCGACCTGGGGTCCCCGATTGCCTTTCAACCCCATCCTTCCGGTGCTGGGAATTCCTCTTGATCATTTTTTGGTATCGGACCAAGCGAACGTGATGTCCTACGAGGTCGGCCCTGCACTGGGTTCAGATCATCGCTGGGTCAAAATGAAACTGGCTTTTGATTGA